A single region of the Dyella humicola genome encodes:
- a CDS encoding transketolase, whose translation MKSSLDAKRLSIIRSRLIRMHFESGIGHIGGNLSSIDVLALLFNERMGQDDLFVLSKGHSAGALYVSLWSAGKLTDEDLQTFHRDGTLLAGHPPANGIREILFATGSLGHGLSLAAGTALALRFKGSSGHTYCLTSDGEWQEGSTWEGLIFAAHHRLTNLTVLIDHNGLQGFGHTSEIASMFPLFERLKSFDIDMHVIPGHDLDAIRAALDAPTDRLKCIVLQTVKGKGVSFMENRMEWHYLPLQEADYRQALKELGGL comes from the coding sequence ATGAAATCGTCGCTAGACGCCAAACGCTTATCCATCATACGTAGCCGGCTGATACGCATGCATTTCGAGAGCGGCATCGGGCACATCGGCGGCAACCTGTCCTCGATCGATGTACTGGCGCTGCTGTTCAACGAACGCATGGGCCAGGACGACCTGTTCGTGCTTTCCAAGGGCCACTCCGCGGGTGCGCTTTATGTCTCGCTATGGAGCGCGGGCAAGCTGACGGACGAGGATCTACAGACATTTCATCGCGACGGTACCCTTCTGGCCGGCCACCCGCCTGCCAACGGCATCCGTGAAATCCTATTCGCCACGGGCAGCCTGGGGCATGGCCTGTCGCTGGCCGCCGGCACGGCGCTGGCCCTGCGCTTCAAGGGCTCTTCTGGCCACACCTATTGCCTGACGTCGGATGGCGAATGGCAGGAAGGCTCAACCTGGGAAGGGCTGATCTTCGCCGCCCACCATCGCCTGACCAACCTTACCGTGCTGATCGACCACAACGGATTGCAGGGTTTTGGCCATACCAGCGAGATCGCCTCGATGTTTCCACTGTTCGAGCGGCTGAAGAGTTTCGACATCGACATGCATGTCATTCCCGGCCATGACCTGGACGCCATTCGGGCGGCGCTCGATGCCCCCACCGACCGTCTCAAATGCATCGTCCTGCAGACCGTCAAGGGCAAGGGCGTGTCATTCATGGAGAACCGCATGGAGTGGCATTATCTGCCGCTCCAAGAGGCGGATTACCGCCAGGCGCTCAAGGAGCTCGGTGGCCTATGA
- a CDS encoding NAD-dependent epimerase/dehydratase family protein has translation MSDLNKHIRALHGPILVTGSAGFIGANLFHKIFAQRSDVFAVVQYTRNWRLEGVPDENIVVANVNDHVALKHLVDQVGPRTLFDCVAYGAYSFEQDPRLIYETNFQSIISLTTLLADRPISAFVHAGSSSEYGTNSAAPAETARCEPNSHYAVSKVATAEYLRYLGKEHRFPCVNLRLYSVYGPLEDGSRLMPNLLHKALGGTLPPFVDPKTSRDFVHVDDVCAAFIYAAGKMNPELYGEDFNIGSGTCTTIAELAALTRDLFGLSEEPKFGAMEARSWDRADWYSDSSKAQDMLGWRARIPLEEGLKATATWVATLSEDDLVQRSKQQTNRKRRSISAIIACYKDEQAIPVMHQRLKETFARLGIDHEIIFVNDCSPDNSAAVIQAISANDPHVIGISHARNFGSQMAFRSGMELASKDAVVLLDGDLQDPPELIEAFFEKWEEGFDVIYGRRVQREMPWQWGLLYKAFYRVFAAFSYVNIPLDAGDFSLIDRKVMQWLLACPERDLFMRGLRAYVGFKQVGVDYVRPERMFGRTTNTLSKNIDWAKKGIFSFSNVPLTLLTTAGLALLGLSVATAMAVAILRIFWPDIAPRGATTMLIAILMFGSLNLFGIGLVGEYIGKIMIEVKQRPRLIRSALIRHGTVTPQTAKPGLD, from the coding sequence ATGAGCGACCTGAATAAGCATATCCGCGCCCTGCACGGCCCCATTCTGGTGACCGGTAGCGCCGGCTTTATCGGTGCCAACCTCTTCCACAAAATCTTTGCGCAGCGCAGCGATGTGTTCGCGGTCGTGCAATACACCCGCAACTGGCGCCTGGAAGGCGTTCCCGATGAAAACATCGTGGTGGCGAATGTCAATGATCATGTCGCACTGAAGCACCTCGTCGATCAGGTCGGACCGCGCACCTTGTTCGACTGCGTCGCCTATGGCGCCTACTCCTTCGAGCAGGACCCGCGACTGATCTATGAAACCAACTTTCAATCGATCATCAGCCTCACGACTCTGCTCGCCGATCGTCCGATCAGCGCCTTCGTCCATGCCGGCAGCTCGTCGGAATACGGCACCAACAGCGCCGCGCCTGCGGAGACCGCACGCTGCGAGCCAAACAGCCACTATGCGGTTTCCAAGGTGGCGACAGCGGAATATCTACGCTATCTGGGCAAGGAGCATCGATTTCCCTGCGTCAACCTTCGCCTGTATTCGGTCTATGGACCTCTGGAAGACGGCTCGCGGCTAATGCCGAATCTGCTGCACAAGGCGCTCGGCGGAACGTTGCCACCCTTCGTGGACCCGAAGACGTCGCGCGATTTCGTGCATGTCGATGATGTATGTGCAGCCTTCATCTACGCCGCCGGGAAGATGAACCCTGAGTTGTATGGGGAAGACTTCAATATCGGCTCAGGCACATGCACCACCATCGCGGAGTTGGCCGCCCTCACGCGAGACCTGTTCGGCCTATCGGAGGAGCCGAAGTTCGGAGCCATGGAAGCCCGCTCGTGGGACCGGGCGGACTGGTACTCCGACTCGTCCAAAGCGCAGGACATGCTGGGATGGCGCGCCCGGATCCCCCTTGAAGAGGGACTTAAAGCGACCGCAACGTGGGTCGCAACGCTAAGCGAAGACGATCTCGTGCAGCGTTCGAAGCAGCAGACGAACAGAAAGCGGCGGAGCATTTCCGCCATCATCGCCTGCTATAAGGACGAACAGGCGATTCCGGTAATGCACCAGCGCCTGAAGGAGACATTCGCCCGCCTGGGCATCGATCACGAGATCATCTTCGTCAACGACTGTAGCCCGGATAACAGCGCCGCCGTGATCCAGGCGATCTCTGCCAATGACCCTCATGTCATCGGCATCTCCCATGCCCGCAATTTCGGCTCGCAAATGGCCTTCCGAAGCGGGATGGAACTGGCTTCCAAAGACGCCGTCGTCCTGCTGGACGGGGATCTGCAAGACCCCCCGGAACTGATCGAGGCTTTCTTCGAAAAGTGGGAAGAAGGGTTCGACGTGATCTACGGCAGGCGCGTGCAACGCGAGATGCCCTGGCAATGGGGGCTACTTTACAAAGCGTTTTATCGGGTCTTCGCCGCATTCAGCTACGTCAATATTCCACTCGACGCCGGCGACTTCTCGCTGATCGACCGGAAAGTCATGCAATGGCTGCTGGCCTGCCCGGAACGCGACCTGTTCATGCGCGGACTGCGTGCCTACGTGGGCTTTAAGCAGGTCGGCGTCGATTATGTGCGGCCGGAACGGATGTTCGGCCGCACCACCAATACCCTGTCGAAGAACATCGACTGGGCCAAGAAGGGGATTTTCTCCTTCAGCAACGTGCCGCTCACCCTGCTGACGACGGCCGGATTGGCTTTGCTCGGACTCTCGGTCGCGACCGCAATGGCCGTCGCGATACTTCGCATTTTCTGGCCGGACATCGCCCCCCGTGGCGCCACCACCATGCTGATCGCCATCCTGATGTTCGGATCACTGAACCTGTTCGGCATCGGCCTGGTCGGCGAATACATCGGCAAGATCATGATTGAAGTGAAACAGCGACCACGCCTTATCCGCTCCGCCTTGATTCGACATGGCACGGTAACTCCGCAAACGGCAAAGCCCGGCCTGGATTGA
- a CDS encoding class I SAM-dependent methyltransferase, with product MTSAILAASKLPPICVLAVQIEQPDEKWNAMMTERKKNIDVFDQDVASKGGYLYTDQARLSSRLANARISGAILSALDFAGQRVVDLGCGDGSYTVEIAHAGVRHVTGIDPAAGAIEMARKRALEFGAGNSEFAIYSLYDLPSSMDDTFDIAVLRGVLHHLSDPAKAVAIALHLARRVVILEPNGLNPVLKLIERTSQYHIEHEEQSFTPSSAARWCRKAGAHSVHWSFLGLTPMFCPDWMARTCSLAEPVIEKIPGLRSISCGQYVMVAER from the coding sequence TTGACCTCTGCAATTTTGGCCGCGTCGAAGTTACCCCCCATCTGCGTGCTCGCTGTTCAAATAGAACAGCCCGATGAAAAATGGAACGCTATGATGACCGAGAGAAAGAAGAATATTGATGTCTTCGACCAAGATGTAGCCTCCAAGGGTGGCTACCTCTACACAGATCAAGCGAGGCTTTCGAGCCGCCTTGCCAATGCTCGTATTAGCGGCGCCATTCTTTCGGCTCTCGATTTTGCTGGGCAACGCGTTGTCGATCTTGGTTGCGGAGACGGAAGCTATACAGTCGAAATCGCCCATGCGGGAGTACGACACGTTACCGGTATCGATCCTGCCGCCGGGGCGATCGAAATGGCGCGCAAACGCGCGCTGGAATTTGGAGCTGGTAACAGCGAGTTTGCGATTTATAGCCTATACGACCTCCCGAGCAGCATGGACGACACATTCGATATTGCTGTCCTGCGCGGCGTGCTCCACCACTTGAGCGATCCTGCGAAAGCGGTTGCCATTGCATTGCACCTTGCGAGACGCGTCGTCATTCTGGAGCCAAATGGACTCAACCCTGTGCTGAAGCTTATTGAGCGCACATCGCAATACCACATCGAACATGAAGAGCAATCCTTTACACCTAGCTCTGCTGCGCGCTGGTGCCGCAAGGCCGGTGCGCACTCGGTACATTGGTCGTTTCTAGGTCTCACTCCTATGTTTTGTCCCGATTGGATGGCCCGTACGTGTAGCCTCGCCGAACCCGTTATAGAGAAAATCCCTGGACTTCGCTCCATTTCCTGTGGTCAATACGTGATGGTCGCAGAACGCTAA
- a CDS encoding homoserine dehydrogenase, whose amino-acid sequence MALPTITARQRVLAVGLIGPGRVGSALLDQLRTAQPRLARAGLELKLCGVAASRRMWLDADDPELNGRHDSAQTWRPSDLDEFAAHVRGTDGRHALLIDCSASDAVASRYADWLAAGLHVVTPNKLAGSGPMRRLQAIRSACGVGTRFRYEATVCAGLPVVQTLRDLLDTGDALLAVEGMFSGTLAWLCHRYDGSRPFSALVREAHALGYTEPDPRDDLSGLDVARKLVILAREAGWSLSLEDVDVESLVPPELAALPADTVMEHLDHLDAPMAAQLAKARAQGGVLRHVASLDAHGHASVQLAVLPAAHPFAHTRLTDNIVQFTTHRYRENPMLVQGPGAGPEVTAAGVFADLLRIAEGLEVRA is encoded by the coding sequence ATGGCGCTGCCGACGATCACCGCACGCCAACGCGTGCTCGCCGTGGGCCTGATCGGACCCGGCCGTGTCGGCAGCGCCCTGCTTGACCAGCTGCGAACCGCCCAGCCTCGCTTGGCGCGCGCCGGCCTGGAGCTGAAACTCTGCGGCGTCGCTGCCAGCCGCCGCATGTGGCTGGATGCGGATGACCCGGAACTCAATGGCCGCCATGACAGCGCGCAAACCTGGCGCCCCAGTGACCTGGACGAATTCGCCGCTCATGTGCGCGGCACCGATGGCCGCCATGCCCTGTTGATCGATTGCAGCGCCAGCGATGCGGTGGCCTCGCGCTATGCGGACTGGCTGGCCGCCGGCCTGCATGTGGTGACACCGAACAAACTGGCAGGCAGCGGCCCGATGCGGCGATTGCAGGCCATCCGCTCGGCGTGCGGCGTGGGCACGCGCTTTCGCTACGAAGCCACCGTCTGCGCAGGCTTGCCCGTGGTGCAAACGCTGCGCGACCTGCTCGACACCGGCGACGCCTTGCTTGCCGTCGAAGGCATGTTCTCCGGCACGCTGGCTTGGCTTTGTCATCGTTACGACGGCAGTCGCCCGTTCTCCGCCCTGGTGCGCGAAGCGCATGCGCTGGGCTATACCGAGCCCGATCCGCGTGACGATTTGTCTGGCCTGGACGTGGCGCGCAAACTAGTGATCCTGGCGCGCGAAGCGGGCTGGTCGCTCTCGTTGGAGGATGTCGACGTGGAAAGCCTGGTACCGCCGGAACTCGCCGCCCTGCCGGCCGATACGGTGATGGAACATCTTGATCATCTGGATGCGCCGATGGCCGCGCAGCTCGCCAAGGCCAGGGCACAGGGCGGTGTGCTGCGCCATGTCGCCAGCCTCGACGCGCATGGACATGCCAGCGTGCAGCTCGCGGTGTTGCCGGCAGCGCATCCCTTCGCACATACGCGACTCACCGACAACATCGTGCAGTTCACCACCCATCGCTATCGCGAAAACCCGATGCTCGTACAGGGACCTGGCGCCGGGCCGGAAGTCACGGCCGCTGGCGTGTTCGCCGACCTGCTGCGTATCGCCGAAGGGCTCGAGGTGCGGGCATGA
- a CDS encoding homoserine kinase has translation MNAQLVDPVPAPQRALSAQAMAYASVGNVAVGFDILGHSVAGAGDRAVVRRIDEPTVRITAIHGCVADLPLEASRNTAGAALLSLRKALGLRHGFELELYKGIALGSGMGGSAASCVAALVAANALLERPLPREALYGFALDGEVVASGSRHGDNLGPMLLGGLVLSTRERLLRLPVPDAWHCALVHPHVVLETRESRAVLAEGFALHDVVAQHGNLALVLIGCQRGDATLVREGLKDVLVEPRRAPLVPAFARVKQAALDHHALGASISGGGPSVFGWYERREDAEHAAAAMVAAFAEAGIASDPFVSPINGPAADLLEGSTA, from the coding sequence ATGAATGCGCAACTGGTCGACCCCGTGCCAGCCCCGCAACGCGCGCTGAGCGCGCAGGCGATGGCCTATGCCAGCGTGGGCAACGTGGCGGTGGGCTTCGACATCCTGGGACATAGCGTGGCCGGCGCTGGCGATCGTGCGGTGGTGCGACGCATCGATGAGCCCACCGTGCGTATCACCGCCATCCATGGCTGCGTCGCCGATCTGCCACTGGAAGCGAGCCGCAACACCGCGGGTGCGGCCCTGCTCTCGCTGCGCAAGGCGCTCGGCCTTCGCCATGGTTTCGAGCTGGAGCTCTACAAGGGCATCGCTCTTGGCTCCGGCATGGGCGGCTCCGCTGCTTCATGCGTAGCCGCCCTGGTCGCCGCCAATGCACTGCTCGAACGTCCGCTTCCGCGTGAAGCGCTGTATGGCTTTGCGCTCGACGGCGAAGTCGTGGCCAGCGGCAGCCGCCACGGCGACAACCTCGGCCCGATGTTGCTGGGTGGACTGGTCCTGTCCACGCGCGAGCGCCTGCTGCGCCTGCCGGTACCCGACGCATGGCATTGCGCCCTGGTGCATCCGCATGTGGTGCTGGAGACGCGTGAATCACGTGCCGTGCTGGCTGAAGGGTTCGCGCTGCACGACGTGGTGGCGCAGCATGGAAATCTCGCGCTGGTGCTTATCGGTTGTCAGCGCGGTGATGCCACCCTGGTACGCGAAGGGCTCAAGGACGTACTGGTGGAACCCCGCCGCGCGCCCCTGGTGCCGGCTTTTGCACGAGTGAAGCAGGCCGCACTGGATCATCACGCTCTCGGCGCCAGCATCTCCGGCGGAGGCCCCAGCGTCTTCGGCTGGTACGAACGTCGCGAGGATGCCGAGCACGCCGCGGCTGCGATGGTTGCCGCGTTTGCCGAGGCCGGCATTGCCAGCGACCCGTTCGTCTCGCCCATCAACGGGCCGGCGGCGGATCTTCTTGAGGGGAGCACGGCATGA
- a CDS encoding transketolase family protein: protein MRKQLCDALVARAGNPGMVFLTGDLGFMALEALQSALGDRFVNAGVAEQNMISVAAAMARQGLDVWAYSIAPFCYARPFEQIRNDIAFHRLPVRLVGNGGGYGYGVMGPTHHAIEDYGVLLTLPNMRVYAPVFDEDVAAVIDKAGKDTQATYIRLGRGEPPQGYAVPDYAAWRPLLSGGGAPVIAVGPLAGTYIKAIQNLPAARRPNLWALSELPLTLNPPPAALIEQMLASGRIYVAEEHVAQGSLASELAIYLLERGMSAKLIHLHARAHHYARYGSQAYLRAQSGLDPQSLLNAIGAAERL from the coding sequence ATGAGGAAGCAGCTCTGTGATGCGCTGGTGGCGCGCGCGGGCAATCCCGGCATGGTGTTTCTTACCGGCGACCTCGGGTTCATGGCGCTCGAAGCCTTGCAATCGGCGCTGGGTGACCGATTTGTCAACGCAGGTGTCGCCGAGCAGAACATGATTTCGGTGGCCGCCGCCATGGCTCGACAGGGCTTGGACGTCTGGGCCTACAGCATCGCGCCCTTCTGCTATGCACGGCCGTTCGAGCAGATCCGCAACGACATCGCTTTCCATCGCCTTCCCGTGCGCTTGGTTGGCAACGGCGGTGGCTACGGTTATGGCGTCATGGGGCCGACCCACCACGCGATCGAGGACTATGGCGTTCTGCTGACACTGCCCAACATGCGAGTGTATGCGCCCGTGTTTGACGAGGACGTCGCGGCCGTCATCGACAAGGCCGGCAAGGACACACAGGCGACCTATATTCGTTTGGGCCGAGGGGAACCGCCTCAGGGCTATGCCGTCCCCGACTACGCTGCCTGGCGGCCATTGCTGAGCGGCGGGGGCGCGCCCGTGATTGCCGTGGGCCCCTTGGCAGGCACGTACATCAAAGCAATCCAGAACCTACCGGCCGCGCGCAGACCCAACCTGTGGGCGCTGTCGGAGCTGCCGCTGACCCTCAATCCTCCTCCTGCCGCGCTCATCGAGCAGATGCTTGCCAGCGGACGGATATATGTCGCCGAAGAGCATGTCGCACAGGGCAGCCTGGCCTCCGAGCTGGCGATCTACCTGCTGGAACGCGGCATGTCGGCAAAGTTGATCCATCTCCACGCGCGCGCCCACCACTACGCCAGATATGGCTCCCAGGCTTATCTCAGGGCGCAATCCGGCTTGGACCCGCAGAGCCTTCTCAACGCCATCGGGGCGGCTGAAAGACTATGA
- a CDS encoding GtrA family protein: MKLEKRFITFLLVGLLNTLFGLAAYAILIHVNLPIWLALIGGNVAGIAFNFFTTGHLVFSDIALNRLPRFVTAYLACYVLNYVAIRILVSLHLGAIKSQVLLAPAIAVTSYYLMSQYVFGRSTAERPG; encoded by the coding sequence ATGAAGCTCGAGAAACGCTTCATCACGTTCCTGCTGGTCGGTTTGTTGAACACCCTGTTCGGCTTGGCCGCCTATGCCATCCTGATTCACGTAAACCTTCCCATCTGGCTCGCACTGATCGGCGGCAATGTGGCGGGCATTGCCTTCAACTTCTTCACCACCGGCCACCTCGTCTTCTCGGATATCGCACTTAACCGACTACCGCGTTTCGTGACGGCATATCTGGCTTGCTACGTCCTCAACTACGTCGCCATTAGAATCTTGGTGTCGCTGCATCTGGGCGCCATCAAAAGCCAGGTGCTCCTGGCGCCGGCGATCGCGGTCACGTCGTATTACCTGATGTCCCAGTACGTCTTCGGTCGGAGTACCGCCGAACGCCCTGGCTGA
- a CDS encoding bifunctional 2',3'-cyclic-nucleotide 2'-phosphodiesterase/3'-nucleotidase gives MTPRFLPLAALTVAVLAGCASQMPKTTAVLDGSRAQVAILETTDVHANVLSYDYYKQREDDSMGYERTATLIRRARTQYPNNFLFDSGDTIQGSVLADYQAQVKTIGCDEELGIYRAMDALGYDGGTAGNHEFNYGLGFLSQVTGTPMNVEGGRTERCAGPRFPLVLANVFSARDGAPIFKPWTVVQKDISVTAPDGSSHSVPLKIGIIGFTPPPIMEWDKQNLAGKVTVTGVVEAAKRYLPELEAQHPDLIVAILHGGLNVDTYTPEMENGGWHLAAVPGIDVLLLGHAHTEFPGPRYAGMPDVDAERGFIRGVPAVMGGFFGKDLGLIELALARQGGRWVIDKSQTHSEVRPICPQKNECVPADPTIAPLVAQPNQAAVAYVNTPIGQTRVRMSSYFADVGNMTALAPINAAMRDYVQRELPKAHPELATLPVLSAAAAFRTGFGGPDDYTDVAPGPLTLRSAADLYFYPNTLAAVQVDGAGLKTWLEKSAERFNRIDPNKEGWQSLVIDHYPGFNFDQIQGDITYVIDVSRPAGERIVKLSWKGKPVTPQQRFIVATNNYRASGGGNFPGLDGKNIVLGAPDGAREILAKWLQAHQTIRAKDLPVTSWHFAPLKTRGEVVFKGAAGKQDIAREAGVTSVRELTDNGDGTAVYAIDLAH, from the coding sequence ATGACCCCTCGCTTCCTCCCCCTCGCCGCCCTGACCGTGGCCGTGCTGGCCGGTTGCGCCAGCCAGATGCCCAAAACGACGGCCGTGCTGGATGGCAGTCGGGCGCAGGTGGCGATCCTGGAAACCACCGACGTCCACGCCAACGTGCTCAGCTACGACTATTACAAGCAGCGCGAAGACGACTCGATGGGCTACGAGCGCACCGCCACCCTGATCCGTCGGGCTCGCACGCAATATCCCAACAACTTCCTGTTCGATAGCGGCGACACCATCCAGGGCAGCGTGCTGGCGGACTACCAGGCCCAGGTCAAAACCATCGGCTGCGACGAGGAGCTGGGCATCTACCGCGCCATGGACGCGCTCGGCTACGACGGCGGCACCGCCGGCAACCACGAGTTCAACTACGGCCTGGGTTTCCTTTCCCAGGTCACCGGCACGCCCATGAACGTCGAGGGCGGTCGTACCGAGCGCTGCGCCGGCCCGCGCTTCCCGCTGGTGCTGGCCAATGTGTTCAGTGCGCGCGACGGCGCCCCGATCTTCAAGCCGTGGACGGTGGTGCAAAAGGACATCAGCGTCACCGCGCCCGATGGCAGCAGCCATAGCGTGCCCCTGAAGATCGGCATCATCGGCTTTACGCCGCCGCCGATCATGGAGTGGGACAAGCAGAACCTGGCCGGCAAGGTCACCGTGACCGGCGTGGTCGAAGCGGCCAAGCGGTACCTGCCCGAGCTGGAAGCCCAGCACCCCGACCTGATCGTTGCCATCCTGCACGGCGGCCTCAACGTCGATACCTATACCCCGGAGATGGAGAACGGCGGCTGGCATCTTGCCGCCGTACCCGGCATCGACGTGCTGCTGCTTGGCCACGCTCATACCGAATTTCCGGGGCCGCGCTATGCCGGCATGCCGGACGTCGATGCCGAACGCGGCTTCATACGCGGCGTCCCGGCGGTGATGGGCGGCTTCTTCGGCAAGGACCTCGGCCTGATCGAGCTGGCGCTGGCTCGCCAGGGCGGCCGCTGGGTGATCGACAAGAGCCAGACGCACAGCGAAGTGCGCCCGATCTGTCCGCAGAAGAACGAGTGCGTTCCCGCCGACCCCACCATCGCCCCGCTGGTGGCTCAGCCGAATCAGGCCGCCGTGGCCTACGTGAACACGCCGATCGGCCAGACCCGCGTGCGCATGAGCAGCTACTTCGCCGACGTGGGCAATATGACGGCGCTGGCGCCGATCAACGCCGCCATGCGTGACTACGTGCAGCGCGAGCTGCCCAAGGCGCACCCGGAACTGGCCACGCTGCCGGTGCTGTCCGCCGCCGCCGCGTTCCGCACCGGCTTTGGCGGCCCGGACGACTACACCGACGTGGCGCCCGGCCCGCTCACCCTGCGCAGTGCCGCCGACCTGTACTTCTATCCAAACACCCTCGCGGCCGTGCAGGTCGACGGCGCCGGCCTCAAGACCTGGCTGGAGAAGTCGGCCGAACGCTTCAACCGCATCGACCCGAACAAGGAAGGTTGGCAGTCACTCGTCATCGATCACTACCCCGGCTTCAATTTCGACCAGATCCAGGGCGATATCACCTACGTCATCGACGTGTCGCGCCCGGCCGGCGAGCGCATCGTCAAGCTCAGCTGGAAGGGCAAACCGGTGACACCACAGCAGCGGTTCATTGTCGCCACCAACAATTACCGCGCCAGCGGCGGCGGCAATTTCCCCGGCCTGGACGGCAAGAACATCGTGCTGGGGGCACCCGATGGCGCCCGCGAGATCCTGGCCAAATGGCTGCAAGCCCACCAGACCATCAGAGCCAAGGATCTACCAGTCACTTCCTGGCATTTCGCACCGCTGAAGACGCGCGGCGAGGTGGTGTTCAAGGGCGCCGCAGGTAAACAGGACATAGCACGGGAGGCCGGCGTCACCTCCGTTCGCGAACTGACGGACAATGGCGACGGCACGGCGGTTTACGCGATCGACCTGGCACATTGA
- a CDS encoding class I SAM-dependent methyltransferase, whose protein sequence is MQSKTVANGTQLVDRLSRSCPVCGSSSENARCFLEERMDPSRLNEFSFASRKEPEFFNYRMVECQACHVVYVDRPPSQQALHQAYHVANYDSSEEANDAAAAYLRELEPVLERVHHGAALEIGTGTGVVLEGLAAKGFPRVLGIEPSTAAILAAPAHRQGWIKEGIFLESDYLPESFDLVCCFMTLEHVREPLEIAESVWRLLKPGGAFVAVTHDYRSAVNRLLGRRSPIIDVEHMQLFSQGSIATLFRRAGYRDVDVRPFTNRYSISYWTRLMPFSPRLKQAAVPMLAALGLARRKFSLNVGNVIAVGFKPVSGAQSAS, encoded by the coding sequence ATGCAGAGCAAAACGGTCGCAAATGGAACGCAACTTGTGGACCGCTTATCGCGGTCTTGCCCGGTTTGCGGCAGCTCATCCGAGAACGCGCGATGCTTTCTCGAGGAGCGGATGGACCCGTCCCGCTTGAACGAATTCAGCTTTGCATCGCGCAAGGAGCCGGAGTTCTTCAATTACCGGATGGTGGAATGCCAGGCATGCCATGTCGTGTATGTGGATCGCCCACCGTCCCAACAGGCCTTGCATCAGGCCTACCACGTGGCCAACTACGATAGCTCCGAAGAGGCCAATGACGCTGCCGCCGCGTATCTGCGCGAGCTCGAACCGGTATTGGAGCGTGTGCACCACGGTGCCGCCTTGGAAATCGGGACGGGCACCGGAGTCGTCCTGGAAGGGCTCGCAGCGAAGGGATTTCCGCGGGTGCTGGGCATCGAGCCTTCGACTGCCGCCATCCTGGCCGCGCCAGCCCATCGCCAGGGCTGGATCAAGGAGGGTATCTTCCTTGAAAGCGACTATTTGCCTGAATCGTTCGATCTGGTCTGCTGCTTCATGACGCTTGAACACGTCCGCGAACCGCTGGAAATCGCGGAATCCGTGTGGCGGCTGCTGAAGCCAGGCGGTGCCTTCGTCGCGGTCACGCACGATTACAGAAGCGCCGTGAACCGCCTGCTGGGGCGGCGTTCGCCGATCATCGATGTTGAGCATATGCAGCTCTTTTCGCAGGGAAGCATCGCGACACTTTTCCGCCGGGCCGGCTACCGCGATGTCGACGTCCGCCCCTTCACCAACCGCTACTCCATTTCCTATTGGACGCGTCTGATGCCATTCAGCCCACGCCTGAAGCAAGCTGCCGTACCGATGTTGGCCGCGCTCGGGCTGGCTCGCAGAAAGTTTTCGTTGAATGTCGGGAACGTCATTGCCGTCGGCTTCAAGCCAGTGAGCGGGGCACAGTCGGCTTCATGA